In Blastopirellula sediminis, the following proteins share a genomic window:
- a CDS encoding ATP-binding protein: protein MKLTTKFYSLLIILVVSMLLLGYLASRQASDVLRNVIVSRSAGQAQSVIDEIDRMVHAKTAQWRAYSESPQIRQALIESNAEFAELSDIQGTIDERDRQWRAHDPESEILSSEIDASPLSKELARQVALLNDEYGAAEYGEVFLTNRYGANVAETNRTSDYRQDDEVWWKAAAKEAVYVDNVAYDESAGEYAISLCLRVDDANGDFLGVLKTVVSLNEIIDVIDQRASQDSVLNVALIDSNQKYIYHSAESTRTPLDQTSPLEGLEFTAYGPTQRIYEHADPTGKRILSVVAESRGSGKFAGLGWQTIIDQSESTLMAPLTRLRWNIFAIAMLLATAVLAISWVVGNRLRTRISRLSHAAKRIGDGEFGLQVDDEYHDELNSVIRQFNAMSWKIVHAHDELLAAQHRAEAANEAKSRFLATMSHELRTPMTAILGFTENLMESPDYGSGEERNETLSTILRNGEHLLGLIDDVLDLSKIEAGRTEIHTELCSPGRIANEVASILKKRAASRRLSLAVRCKTPIPAEIETDALRLRQILINLVGNALKFTEKGGVTLELSSTFGDVGRRMLRFRVTDTGPGIPSEKLESIFEPFVQADDTVSRSYGGAGLGLPISRRLAELMGGTLIVESAMGKGSSFTLSVPVGDIEGIPFVESIDECMTSMTKPSHEFPTHLDANVLLVEDSRDAQLLIRTILERAGAKITLATNGAEALEKMEHADQTSQQFDLILMDMQMPIMDGYTATEKLRKQGYKLPIIALTAQAMEEDRQRCIDVGCSDYSSKPIHRKTLLKKIHMALRSHQADQESAVATSTNGSTQSGRFTGPSSDSDADAAADSVRPIRPR from the coding sequence ATGAAGCTTACGACGAAGTTCTATTCGTTACTAATCATTTTGGTGGTTAGTATGTTGCTGCTCGGCTACCTCGCAAGCCGACAGGCGTCGGACGTTCTCCGCAACGTCATCGTCAGCCGTTCGGCCGGCCAGGCGCAGTCGGTGATCGACGAGATCGATCGCATGGTGCACGCGAAAACGGCCCAATGGAGGGCCTATTCCGAATCGCCCCAGATCCGTCAGGCCCTGATCGAGTCTAACGCCGAGTTCGCCGAGCTTAGCGACATCCAAGGCACGATCGACGAGCGCGATCGACAATGGCGAGCCCATGATCCGGAAAGCGAAATACTGTCGAGCGAAATCGACGCGTCGCCGCTGTCGAAAGAACTCGCTCGCCAAGTCGCGTTGCTCAATGACGAATATGGCGCCGCCGAATATGGCGAAGTTTTTCTTACCAACCGCTATGGCGCCAACGTCGCCGAAACGAACCGCACTTCCGACTATCGCCAAGACGATGAAGTGTGGTGGAAGGCGGCGGCGAAGGAAGCGGTCTACGTCGACAACGTCGCGTACGACGAAAGCGCCGGCGAGTATGCGATCAGCCTTTGCCTGCGCGTCGATGACGCCAACGGCGATTTCCTGGGCGTGCTGAAAACCGTCGTCTCGCTGAATGAAATCATCGACGTGATCGATCAACGCGCCTCGCAAGATTCCGTGCTAAACGTTGCTCTGATCGACTCCAATCAGAAGTACATCTACCACTCCGCCGAAAGCACCCGCACGCCGCTCGACCAAACCTCGCCGCTGGAAGGCTTGGAATTCACCGCGTACGGGCCGACGCAGCGAATCTATGAACATGCCGATCCGACCGGCAAACGCATTCTGTCCGTCGTCGCCGAGAGCCGAGGTTCGGGAAAATTCGCCGGGCTTGGCTGGCAAACGATCATCGATCAGTCGGAAAGCACCCTGATGGCGCCGCTGACCCGATTGCGGTGGAACATCTTCGCGATCGCGATGCTGCTGGCGACCGCCGTTCTGGCGATCAGCTGGGTCGTCGGCAATCGTTTGCGGACGCGCATCTCGCGTTTGTCGCATGCCGCGAAGCGAATTGGGGACGGGGAGTTCGGTTTGCAGGTTGATGACGAATACCATGACGAGCTGAACTCCGTCATCCGTCAGTTCAACGCAATGTCCTGGAAGATCGTCCATGCGCATGACGAGCTGCTCGCCGCACAGCATCGCGCCGAAGCGGCCAACGAGGCGAAGAGCCGCTTCCTGGCGACGATGAGTCACGAGCTGCGCACCCCAATGACCGCGATTCTCGGCTTTACCGAAAATCTGATGGAGTCGCCTGACTACGGTTCCGGGGAGGAACGCAACGAAACGCTTAGCACGATTCTTCGCAACGGCGAACACTTGCTGGGGCTGATCGACGACGTCCTGGACCTCTCGAAGATCGAAGCGGGGCGAACCGAAATTCACACGGAACTCTGCTCGCCCGGTCGGATCGCCAACGAAGTGGCGAGCATCCTGAAAAAACGGGCTGCGTCGCGGCGACTTTCGCTCGCGGTCCGCTGCAAGACCCCGATCCCAGCCGAAATCGAAACCGACGCCCTGCGGTTGCGTCAGATCTTGATCAACCTGGTCGGCAACGCACTGAAATTCACCGAGAAAGGGGGAGTCACCCTCGAACTCTCGTCGACCTTCGGCGACGTCGGGCGGCGGATGTTGCGGTTCCGCGTGACCGATACAGGGCCCGGCATCCCAAGCGAAAAGCTGGAGTCGATCTTCGAACCGTTCGTGCAAGCTGACGATACGGTTTCTCGGTCCTACGGCGGCGCCGGTTTGGGACTCCCGATCAGTCGCCGTCTCGCCGAGTTGATGGGAGGTACGCTGATCGTCGAAAGCGCCATGGGGAAAGGCTCCTCCTTCACCCTCTCGGTCCCCGTCGGCGACATCGAAGGAATCCCCTTCGTCGAATCGATCGACGAGTGCATGACGAGCATGACGAAACCGTCGCATGAATTTCCAACGCATCTCGACGCCAACGTGCTGCTCGTCGAAGACAGTCGCGACGCGCAGCTGCTGATCCGCACCATCCTGGAACGAGCCGGCGCAAAGATTACGCTCGCCACCAACGGCGCCGAAGCGTTAGAAAAGATGGAGCACGCCGACCAAACCTCGCAGCAATTCGATCTGATCCTGATGGACATGCAGATGCCGATCATGGACGGATATACGGCGACCGAGAAGCTGCGAAAACAAGGCTACAAGTTGCCGATCATCGCGCTGACCGCTCAGGCGATGGAAGAAGATCGACAACGCTGCATCGACGTCGGCTGCTCCGACTATTCGTCGAAGCCGATCCACCGCAAGACGCTCTTGAAGAAGATCCACATGGCGCTACGCAGCCATCAGGCAGATCAGGAGAGCGCCGTTGCGACGTCGACTAACGGCAGCACGCAGTCAGGGCGTTTTACGGGCCCCTCCTCCGACTCAGACGCCGACGCCGCCGCCGATAGCGTTAGACCGATTCGGCCTCGATGA
- a CDS encoding TspO/MBR family protein — MDAKDESPSYAVSTQIVALILAVGFCVAVGVVGAVFTTPKIPTWYAGLEKPSWTPPNYLFGPVWTTLYILMGIAAWLVWRGGSWTATRAALTAFAVQLTLNAIWSPLFFGLESPLVGLIVIVLLWLMIGVTIYGFARRATLAALLLVPYFLWVSYASCLNFAIWRLNG; from the coding sequence ATGGATGCGAAAGACGAGTCCCCTTCCTACGCCGTATCAACGCAGATCGTAGCGTTGATCTTGGCAGTCGGCTTCTGCGTTGCGGTCGGCGTCGTCGGCGCGGTCTTCACCACTCCTAAGATTCCAACGTGGTACGCGGGCCTGGAAAAACCAAGTTGGACGCCGCCGAATTACCTCTTCGGCCCGGTCTGGACGACGCTCTACATCTTGATGGGGATCGCCGCCTGGTTGGTATGGCGCGGCGGAAGTTGGACCGCCACGCGTGCAGCACTCACAGCGTTTGCGGTTCAGTTAACGCTGAACGCAATCTGGTCGCCCCTTTTCTTCGGCCTCGAAAGCCCGCTCGTCGGGCTGATCGTGATCGTTCTCCTCTGGCTGATGATTGGGGTGACGATCTACGGATTCGCACGTCGAGCGACGCTGGCCGCACTGCTGCTCGTCCCCTATTTTCTGTGGGTCAGCTACGCGAGCTGTCTGAACTTCGCGATTTGGCGATTAAACGGGTAA
- a CDS encoding zinc-ribbon domain-containing protein has translation MIIWGSTGRESTCASGDFFCPTCRRDTEYGHQRVQRYFTLYFIPLFPMNTVGEYVKCYSCGGQYSTEILDIPREQIRALIEPWICGRCGNNNAAEYGECLGCRSPRRLAARPQQSRIAPPSDDDDIIEAESV, from the coding sequence ATGATCATTTGGGGATCTACCGGCCGTGAATCGACTTGCGCGTCCGGCGATTTCTTCTGTCCCACTTGTCGCCGCGACACCGAATACGGCCATCAGCGCGTCCAGCGATATTTCACCCTCTATTTCATTCCGCTGTTTCCGATGAACACGGTCGGCGAGTACGTCAAATGTTATTCGTGCGGCGGTCAGTACAGCACCGAGATTCTCGACATCCCCCGCGAACAGATTCGCGCGTTGATCGAACCCTGGATCTGCGGTCGCTGCGGCAATAACAACGCCGCCGAGTACGGCGAGTGCCTGGGTTGCAGGAGTCCCCGCCGCCTGGCGGCTCGTCCTCAACAGAGCAGAATCGCACCCCCGTCCGACGATGACGACATCATCGAGGCCGAATCGGTCTAA
- a CDS encoding deoxyhypusine synthase family protein: MSITQFMERHYRHFNAREMLDAAKSYKSFVENGGKMMVTLAGAMSTAELGVSLAEMIRQGKVHAISCTAANLEEDVFNLVAHNEYKLATNYRDLSPEAERDLRDEGFNRVTDTCIPETVVRHLERLLTERWVEAGEKGEQHSPVDYFRMLFEANALEPYYQVPVEDSWLKAAFDAKIPVYVPGYEDSTMGNIFAARVIDGTVKSHNVLKPGTAQMQELVEWYLKYQKDHPIGFYQIGGGIAGDFAICAVPLIIQDLELDVSYWSYFCQISDSTTSFGSYSGAVPNEKITWNKLDVHTDKFMINSDASIVAPLMFAYVLGQ; the protein is encoded by the coding sequence ATGTCGATTACGCAGTTCATGGAACGCCATTACCGCCATTTTAATGCTCGAGAAATGCTCGATGCGGCGAAGTCCTACAAATCTTTCGTCGAAAACGGCGGCAAGATGATGGTTACCTTGGCTGGGGCAATGAGCACCGCCGAACTGGGCGTTTCGCTTGCCGAGATGATCCGCCAGGGGAAGGTCCACGCGATCAGCTGCACCGCCGCTAATCTGGAAGAAGACGTCTTCAATTTGGTGGCGCACAACGAATACAAGCTGGCCACCAACTACCGCGACCTGTCGCCGGAAGCGGAACGGGACCTGCGCGACGAAGGATTCAATCGCGTTACTGACACCTGCATTCCGGAAACGGTCGTCCGCCACTTGGAACGCCTGTTGACCGAACGCTGGGTCGAAGCGGGCGAAAAGGGAGAGCAGCATTCGCCGGTCGATTACTTCCGGATGCTTTTCGAAGCCAACGCGCTGGAGCCGTACTACCAGGTTCCGGTCGAAGACTCGTGGCTGAAAGCGGCGTTCGACGCCAAGATTCCGGTTTACGTGCCAGGCTACGAAGACTCGACGATGGGTAACATCTTCGCCGCCCGCGTGATTGACGGCACCGTCAAATCGCACAACGTGCTAAAGCCGGGGACCGCTCAGATGCAAGAGTTGGTCGAGTGGTACCTGAAGTACCAGAAAGATCACCCGATCGGCTTCTATCAGATCGGCGGCGGCATCGCCGGCGACTTCGCCATCTGCGCCGTACCGCTCATCATCCAAGATCTGGAACTGGACGTCAGCTACTGGAGCTACTTCTGCCAGATTTCGGACTCGACGACGTCGTTCGGTTCCTACAGCGGCGCCGTGCCGAACGAAAAGATCACGTGGAACAAGTTGGACGTCCACACCGACAAGTTCATGATCAACTCCGACGCGTCGATCGTCGCGCCGCTCATGTTCGCTTACGTGCTGGGGCAATAA
- a CDS encoding methyltransferase regulatory domain-containing protein, giving the protein MTAETMQMNESLEAAHNSYDIVPYPSHPFRQTHPERLHALGRLFGMTPADIRHCRVLEIGCAGGGNIIPMAELLPESQFIGIDLSQRQIESAKASIEKIGLTNIEAKHLDIMDVDESLGKFDYIICHGVYSWVPPEVRDKILEICRSHLNPQGIAFVSYNTLPGWHLRGAIRNMMNYHTRALTDPKKKVQQARALLEFLASSVGAENGAYGSMIHSELNMLKKQSDNYLYHDHLEANNYQFYFHEFIEEANKHDLQYLAEAHLATMWTGNFPKEVAQTLERVAPDIIQREQYADFVRNRMFRQTLLCAKGTKVDRALNENAMNGAWLSSPMRRVENPPEKQLPENTISFRNMQTNQGLNTTDPLMAAAIDFIGANFPMAVSFDDLVAHIEAKASEMGTADPVAIRRGMANNMVHMMVGGLIDVSYTPSLCTREVSVKPKISGVTRLQALSTDRLTNARHETIKLDDLTRHIAGLMDGEKTHFEIRNGLKEMLRNGTLTMRKDGEPLPAPEGEVLEQIAAEAVAKALDRLRQAAMLIG; this is encoded by the coding sequence ATGACGGCTGAAACTATGCAGATGAACGAAAGCCTCGAAGCGGCGCACAACAGCTACGATATCGTTCCCTATCCGAGCCATCCCTTCCGCCAAACGCACCCGGAACGCCTGCACGCCTTGGGTCGCTTGTTCGGAATGACCCCGGCCGACATTCGCCATTGCCGCGTGTTGGAAATTGGCTGTGCCGGCGGCGGCAATATCATTCCGATGGCCGAACTGCTGCCGGAAAGCCAGTTCATCGGCATCGACTTGTCGCAGCGCCAGATTGAATCTGCCAAGGCGAGCATCGAGAAGATTGGGCTGACCAATATCGAAGCGAAACATCTCGACATCATGGATGTCGATGAGTCGCTCGGAAAATTCGACTACATCATTTGCCACGGCGTTTACTCGTGGGTTCCGCCGGAAGTTCGCGACAAGATTCTCGAGATCTGCCGCTCGCACTTGAACCCGCAGGGGATTGCGTTCGTCAGCTACAACACGCTTCCCGGCTGGCATCTCCGCGGCGCCATTCGCAACATGATGAACTACCACACCCGCGCGCTGACCGATCCGAAGAAGAAGGTGCAGCAGGCGCGGGCTCTACTGGAGTTTCTCGCCAGCAGCGTCGGCGCCGAAAACGGCGCCTACGGCAGCATGATTCACTCCGAATTGAACATGCTCAAGAAGCAGTCCGACAACTACCTCTACCACGACCACTTGGAAGCGAACAACTACCAGTTCTACTTCCATGAGTTCATTGAAGAGGCGAACAAGCACGACCTGCAATACCTGGCCGAAGCGCATCTGGCCACCATGTGGACCGGCAACTTCCCGAAGGAAGTGGCGCAAACGCTCGAACGGGTCGCCCCCGATATCATTCAGCGCGAGCAATACGCCGACTTCGTCCGCAATCGCATGTTCCGCCAGACGCTGCTTTGTGCGAAAGGAACCAAGGTCGACCGGGCGCTCAATGAAAATGCGATGAACGGAGCCTGGCTCAGCTCGCCGATGCGACGGGTCGAGAATCCGCCGGAAAAGCAGTTGCCGGAAAACACCATTTCGTTCCGCAACATGCAAACCAACCAAGGTCTGAACACGACTGATCCATTGATGGCCGCGGCGATCGACTTCATCGGGGCGAACTTCCCCATGGCCGTTTCGTTTGACGACCTGGTCGCTCATATCGAAGCGAAAGCGAGCGAAATGGGAACTGCCGATCCGGTCGCAATTCGACGCGGCATGGCGAACAACATGGTCCACATGATGGTCGGCGGTCTGATTGACGTCTCTTACACTCCCAGTCTCTGCACCAGAGAGGTTTCCGTTAAACCGAAGATCTCCGGCGTTACGCGTCTGCAAGCGTTGAGCACCGATCGCCTCACCAACGCGCGGCACGAGACGATCAAGCTGGACGACTTGACGCGACATATCGCAGGCCTGATGGACGGCGAAAAGACGCATTTCGAGATTCGCAACGGTCTCAAGGAGATGCTGCGAAACGGGACGCTGACGATGCGTAAAGATGGCGAACCGTTGCCAGCCCCCGAAGGCGAAGTGTTGGAGCAAATCGCCGCCGAAGCGGTGGCGAAAGCGCTCGATCGCCTGCGGCAGGCGGCCATGTTAATTGGCTAG
- the glgP gene encoding alpha-glucan family phosphorylase, whose protein sequence is MSQAELTQTESDAVTGVVAELSAEKLYDKCIELANNLWWTWQPDVFNLFRDLDPIRWRQLDHNPIALLKEFTPERLELRAAEMVLYSRINHAYRRLKEYLTTKDTWSATHAGVLGSRPVAYFSAEFGIHESLPIYSGGLGVLSGDHVKSASGLGVPLIAIGLFYDQGYFKQHLDVDGYQHEEYMDTKVENLPMKPAISPDGTPITVTLETRSGTLKAKVWKMNVGRVKLFLLDCDVDGNKPEDRELTSRLYGGDERTRIRQELVLGVGGMRALKALGITPGVYHLNEGHSAFAPLEGMRERIVEDGLSYDDALRDVARQTIFTTHTPVPAGHDRFDAGLIEEHLGPLRDAMGISHDQLMGLGRVEPQNPNETFCMTVLGLKLSRRANAVSQLHGHVSRRMWAHLWPWRVEEEIPIGHITNGVHVPSWVAWQMLQLYDRHFPSGWYGRMGEADAWQFIHNVDPGELWETHATLKNLLLQFVRRRVSRQCRRRGESDDAVERARTLLDPNILTIGFARRFATYKRADLLLDDMDRLDEIVNSTTRPVQFIFSGKAHPKDEPGKAKIRDIFNLRNDERFRHRIVFVEDYDINVARHLIQGVDVWLNNPRRPLEASGTSGQKVVLNGGLNCSILDGWWAEAHDGANGFAIGNGRTHSSVEHQDARDGSELYRVLEDEVVPLFYDRDVDGLPREWIKRMMNSISTLAWRFSAHRMVMDYTRHAYVPAAGGLSCDMNQF, encoded by the coding sequence ATGAGTCAAGCAGAATTGACGCAGACCGAGTCAGACGCCGTGACTGGCGTCGTCGCTGAATTGTCGGCCGAAAAACTCTATGACAAGTGCATCGAGTTGGCCAACAATCTATGGTGGACTTGGCAACCTGATGTATTCAACCTCTTCCGCGACCTCGATCCAATTCGTTGGCGCCAGCTCGATCATAACCCGATCGCATTGCTGAAAGAGTTTACGCCGGAGCGACTTGAGCTTCGTGCCGCAGAAATGGTCCTCTACAGCCGCATTAACCACGCTTACCGCCGGCTGAAAGAATATTTGACGACGAAGGATACTTGGTCGGCCACTCACGCCGGCGTGCTTGGTTCTCGTCCTGTCGCTTACTTCTCCGCCGAATTCGGCATCCATGAATCGCTACCGATCTATTCGGGCGGTCTGGGGGTTCTTTCCGGCGACCACGTCAAAAGTGCTAGCGGATTAGGCGTTCCGCTGATCGCGATCGGGCTGTTTTACGACCAGGGCTACTTCAAGCAGCACTTGGACGTCGACGGCTACCAGCATGAAGAATATATGGACACGAAGGTCGAGAATCTGCCGATGAAGCCGGCGATCTCGCCCGACGGAACGCCGATCACCGTAACGCTCGAAACCCGCAGCGGTACGTTGAAGGCCAAAGTCTGGAAGATGAACGTCGGTCGCGTGAAGCTCTTTTTGCTCGACTGCGACGTCGACGGCAACAAGCCGGAAGATCGCGAGTTGACCAGCCGTTTGTACGGCGGCGACGAGCGGACCCGTATTCGCCAGGAACTGGTGCTCGGCGTCGGCGGTATGCGAGCGCTGAAAGCGCTCGGAATCACCCCCGGCGTTTACCACCTGAACGAAGGGCACAGCGCCTTCGCTCCGCTGGAAGGGATGCGGGAACGGATCGTGGAAGACGGACTGTCGTACGACGACGCCCTCCGCGACGTCGCGCGTCAGACCATCTTTACGACCCACACGCCGGTTCCGGCCGGTCACGACCGGTTTGACGCAGGGTTGATTGAAGAGCACCTTGGCCCGCTCCGCGACGCCATGGGGATCTCACACGATCAATTGATGGGTCTGGGACGGGTCGAACCGCAGAACCCGAACGAAACCTTCTGCATGACCGTCTTGGGGTTGAAGCTTTCCCGCCGCGCCAACGCGGTGAGCCAGCTGCATGGTCACGTCTCGCGACGCATGTGGGCTCATCTCTGGCCGTGGCGCGTGGAAGAAGAGATTCCGATCGGGCACATCACCAACGGCGTTCACGTCCCGAGCTGGGTCGCGTGGCAGATGTTGCAGTTGTACGATCGCCACTTCCCCAGCGGTTGGTATGGCCGGATGGGCGAAGCGGACGCTTGGCAGTTCATCCACAACGTCGATCCGGGCGAACTATGGGAAACCCACGCGACGCTGAAGAACCTGCTTTTGCAGTTCGTCCGTCGCCGCGTTTCGCGCCAATGTCGCCGTCGTGGCGAAAGTGATGACGCCGTCGAACGAGCTCGCACGCTGCTCGATCCGAACATCCTGACGATCGGATTCGCGCGGCGTTTCGCAACTTACAAACGAGCCGACTTGCTGCTGGACGATATGGATCGCTTGGACGAAATCGTCAACTCGACGACCCGTCCGGTGCAGTTCATCTTCTCCGGCAAGGCCCATCCAAAGGATGAGCCGGGCAAGGCGAAGATTCGCGACATCTTCAATCTTCGCAACGATGAACGTTTCCGTCACCGGATCGTCTTCGTCGAAGATTATGACATCAACGTCGCTCGCCACTTGATCCAAGGGGTCGACGTCTGGTTGAACAACCCGCGTCGTCCGTTGGAAGCCTCTGGAACCAGCGGTCAGAAGGTCGTCCTCAACGGCGGTCTGAACTGCTCGATTCTCGACGGCTGGTGGGCGGAAGCTCACGACGGCGCCAACGGTTTTGCGATCGGCAATGGACGAACGCACAGCTCGGTCGAACATCAGGACGCTCGAGACGGCAGCGAACTGTACCGCGTGCTGGAAGACGAAGTCGTGCCTCTCTTCTATGACCGCGACGTCGATGGACTGCCGCGCGAATGGATCAAACGCATGATGAACTCGATCAGCACGCTGGCCTGGCGATTCAGCGCTCACCGCATGGTGATGGACTACACGCGCCACGCGTATGTCCCGGCCGCCGGCGGCTTGAGCTGCGATATGAACCAGTTCTAA
- a CDS encoding pyruvate kinase, with amino-acid sequence MAEITGSDSQRHFRDEARVLIAEVDTLRTATQQMVDRHQLQLDRLAADMRESGENLVRYVAARQFDLRPLQLRLHELGVSSLGRMEAYVEASLIAVLRVLQAVAQQTPMEEEGDTALSFRQGRALLVKHAADLFGHLPPPRQVSVMTTMPSEAAQRPQLIHDLLAAGMNVMRINCSQDSAEQWRQMIDHLRAAEKELGLSCKVFMDLAGPNPRTGPLTAQDRKIEKTGAPDNQEIVVRAGGVSISPSGFPLRDGDSVLTLKEKFVRKIEVGDRILVRSDEEQLVVEVRHCDASGAWGVAEQSGRFAVKTRIELYRQDERVAKTRLRPIPTSPGEASFRLHPGETLVLTASDELGRDAIRNEAGEIVQPAVVGCTLPVILPFVQVGQRVLYDDGDMEAIVRSRTDQEVTLEITRARKGAVKIRSGKGLNFPDTDATCLNSLTEKDHRDLEFIVQHADAVGFSFVRNPVDVQRLLDRLDQLESQRLGVVLKIETQDAFRNLPMLLLTAMQRSPVGVMVARGDMGAELGFRRMSEVQEEILWICEAAHVPVIWATEVLDSFAKSGVPTRGDVTDAAMAGRAECVMLNKGEYIVETLEFLIDVLGRMGEHQRKKFARLLKLNMRQLPEKEAAGDESSESNG; translated from the coding sequence ATGGCGGAGATCACTGGTAGCGATAGCCAGCGTCATTTTCGAGACGAAGCGCGAGTGCTCATCGCCGAAGTCGATACTTTGCGAACGGCGACGCAGCAGATGGTCGATCGTCATCAACTGCAATTGGATCGGCTGGCGGCCGATATGCGCGAAAGTGGTGAGAACCTGGTTCGCTACGTCGCCGCACGCCAATTTGACTTGCGGCCGCTGCAGTTGCGATTGCACGAACTCGGCGTAAGTTCTTTAGGTCGGATGGAAGCGTACGTTGAAGCGTCGCTCATCGCCGTGTTGCGGGTGCTGCAAGCCGTCGCCCAGCAAACGCCTATGGAGGAGGAAGGCGATACCGCGTTGAGCTTTCGCCAGGGAAGGGCCCTGTTGGTAAAACATGCCGCCGACCTGTTTGGGCATTTGCCGCCGCCGCGTCAGGTGAGCGTGATGACGACCATGCCGAGCGAAGCGGCTCAGCGGCCGCAGTTGATTCATGATCTCTTGGCTGCAGGCATGAACGTCATGCGGATCAATTGCTCGCAAGACTCCGCTGAGCAGTGGCGACAGATGATCGATCATCTCCGTGCCGCGGAAAAGGAACTTGGCTTATCGTGCAAAGTGTTCATGGATCTGGCTGGTCCCAATCCAAGAACGGGGCCGCTCACCGCGCAAGACAGGAAGATCGAGAAAACTGGGGCTCCTGATAATCAGGAGATCGTTGTTCGTGCCGGAGGCGTTTCGATTTCACCATCCGGATTTCCGCTACGGGATGGAGACTCCGTTCTAACGCTCAAAGAGAAGTTTGTTCGCAAGATTGAAGTCGGGGATCGTATCCTCGTTCGATCCGATGAGGAGCAACTCGTCGTGGAGGTGCGCCATTGCGACGCGTCAGGCGCGTGGGGAGTGGCGGAGCAGTCGGGACGCTTCGCCGTCAAAACGAGAATTGAGCTTTATCGGCAGGACGAAAGGGTCGCCAAGACCCGGTTGCGCCCCATTCCGACTTCGCCAGGCGAAGCGAGTTTCCGGCTTCACCCCGGCGAAACCCTGGTGCTGACGGCGTCTGACGAGTTGGGACGCGACGCCATTCGAAATGAAGCGGGCGAGATTGTGCAGCCGGCCGTTGTCGGCTGCACGCTTCCGGTCATTCTGCCGTTCGTTCAGGTCGGGCAGCGAGTCCTGTACGACGATGGCGACATGGAGGCGATCGTGCGGTCGCGAACCGACCAAGAGGTCACGCTGGAGATAACGCGTGCTCGGAAGGGGGCGGTCAAGATTCGGAGCGGGAAGGGGTTGAACTTTCCCGATACCGATGCAACTTGTCTCAATTCGCTGACCGAGAAAGATCACCGCGACTTGGAGTTCATCGTTCAACATGCCGACGCCGTCGGCTTCAGCTTCGTTCGCAATCCCGTGGACGTTCAGCGATTGCTTGATCGTCTCGACCAGCTTGAGTCGCAGCGTCTGGGAGTCGTCCTCAAGATCGAAACGCAAGACGCGTTTCGGAATCTTCCGATGTTGCTCCTCACCGCGATGCAGCGCTCGCCGGTCGGGGTGATGGTAGCGCGGGGAGACATGGGAGCCGAACTTGGCTTCCGGCGCATGAGCGAAGTCCAGGAAGAGATACTCTGGATTTGCGAAGCGGCTCACGTGCCGGTGATCTGGGCGACCGAAGTGCTCGATAGTTTCGCCAAAAGCGGAGTTCCGACGCGCGGCGACGTCACCGATGCGGCGATGGCAGGTCGCGCCGAGTGCGTGATGTTGAACAAAGGGGAGTATATCGTCGAGACGCTCGAGTTTCTCATCGACGTCTTAGGGAGAATGGGTGAGCATCAGCGCAAGAAATTCGCCCGCTTGCTAAAGCTGAATATGCGTCAGCTTCCCGAGAAAGAAGCTGCGGGGGACGAATCGTCGGAATCGAACGGGTAG